Genomic segment of Streptomyces alboniger:
ATGCACGGCCTCGTGCACGGCTTCTCCCTCGCCGGCCGGGACGGGGTGCGGGCCGCCGCCCTCGTCCCCTTCCTGAAGGCCAACGTGGCGCTCGTGGAGAGCGCCGTCGAACGCACCGCCGCCGACATCGACGCGGGCACCTACCCCGGCATCGTGGACAACCTCGCCATGGAGGCCGAGGGTATCGAGCACATCGTGCACGCCGCCGAGCACCGCGGCCTGGACGCCACCGCGCTGCGCGGCGTCCTCGCCGCGGCCCGCAGGGCGGTCGACCTCGGGCACGGCGCCGACACCTGGACCTCGACGATCGAGGGCATCCGCAACCCGGCCTGAGTCCCGTCCCCGGAAGAACTCCTGGCCTTGACGCCCACGTCAAGGATTACCGTCGGGGCATGCGAATCGGCGAGCTGGCGGCGCGCGCGGGGACGACCACGCGGACGCTGCGCTACTACGAGTCGCGCGGGCTGCTGCCCGCGCGGCGCTCCGGCAACGGCTACCGCACGTACGACGAGGACGACGTGCGGCTCCTTGAGCAGATCAGGACCCTTCAGGACTTCGGGTTCGATCTGGAGGAGACCCGGCCCTTCGTGGAGTGCCT
This window contains:
- a CDS encoding MerR family transcriptional regulator, coding for MRIGELAARAGTTTRTLRYYESRGLLPARRSGNGYRTYDEDDVRLLEQIRTLQDFGFDLEETRPFVECLRSGHPEGDSCPASLAVYRRKLNELDALIGELTAVREQVGAQLTRAEAALPGGPEPRCELTG